The genomic stretch GCCGAGGCCGCGGCGACCAACAGGAATGAGGTCGCTGCCCATCCGACGCTGGCCGCGTCGGTGTCGAACTCCGCCATCAGGCTCGGCAGGGCGATGAAGATCATCGCGGATTCAAAGGTACCGACGAGCTCCGTGGCAATGAGCACGGTAATGATCTTGGCATAGCTTGAAGACCGGGAAGTCCCCGGGTTTTGCTTCTGCAGAAACGACGCCATGGTGTTTCCTTTGCTGTTGTCAGTGCATGGATGTGACAGCCCCCGGGACCCGGGCGCTGGATGATGCGGACTTGGAGCGTGTCCAGGCGGCGCGCATGCCTTGGTAGGCGCGCGCGGCGGACGGGTCCCCGCCCCGGTCCTTGCGGTTCTCCGACGGACCCGGGGCGGGGGTGTGGCGGGGCCCGGGTTTCGGGCCCCGAGTCTGAATCGGGCGCCTAGTTGCCCGGAACGCTGAGCTGTGCGGAGTCCTGCGGATGTGCCTCATCGGTGCGCGGCGAGTCCTTGATGCGCAGTGCCAGGAGGAAGGCCACCACGCAGGTCGCGGCGACGATGATGTAGGCGGTGTTGAACGCGGATTCGGTGGACACCAGGGTCCCCTCAACCGTCGAGGATGCCAGGGCCATGGTGAGCACCGTGGTGCCAACGGCCATGAAGATGGTGCGGGTCACCGTGTTGATGCCCATCCCTTCGCTGGTGTTCTCTAGGGGAACCGACTCGGCCACCAGGTTCGGGAACGCGGTGTAGGAGAACATGACTCCGATGGAGATGACGTAGGTGTTGATGATGAAGGTGAGCAGGTTGTTGTCCGCCCAGAACATGGCCGAGTAGCCGGCGAAGCTGATCACGATGCCGATCAGCAGAACCCGCCGTGCGCCCACGGCCGCGGCAACCTTGCCGCTGAACGGAGAGCCGATGAAGCTGAGCGTCGCGGCGCTGAAGATGATGACGCCGCCCATGGCCGGCGAAACGCCAAGACCTGCGGGGTCGGTTGCGGGAGACAACAGGACGATCGGGGTCAGGATGCCCACGGCCACCAGCGGGCCGATGCCCAGAACGGCGGTGCACAGCTGGGTCAGCGCCATCTTGTTCGTCTGCAAAAGGCGCAGGTTGATCATCGGGTTCTCCACCCGCAGCTCCCACCAGCACCAGATGGCGGCGACGGCGAGGCCGCCCAGCACGAAGGCAAGGGTCTTTCCATCCAGCAACCCCCAAGCGCTGGCATTTGTCAGGCCGTAGAGGACCAGGCCCACGGCCGGGGCAAAGAGCAGTCCGCCGATGTAGTCGATGCCGCGGGCTCCCGTGCGGTTGGTCGGTGAGGGCTTGAGCAGGATCGCGACCAGCAGCGCGGCGATGATTCCCATGATGCCGGAGACGATGAACAGCGCCTTCCAGTTGCCCACCTGCAGCAGCACACCGGCAATCAGGTTGCCGCCGGCGCCGGCCAGGAACGAGGACCCGGCGATCAGCGCGATCACGTTGGGCACTTTCACCTTGGGTAGCTCCTGGCGGGCAAGACCTAGGCACAGCGGCAGG from Paeniglutamicibacter sp. Y32M11 encodes the following:
- a CDS encoding MFS transporter, whose amino-acid sequence is MMRSGQQTTQRAARFPGYVKIVSVLLVAEFVGTFESAMIFIALPNLMHDFNVDAAAAGWAVTAFLLVAAASAAICGRLGDMYGRKKLLVIVLSISVVGSIISFSFGTLGGVILGRALQGAAGATLPLCLGLARQELPKVKVPNVIALIAGSSFLAGAGGNLIAGVLLQVGNWKALFIVSGIMGIIAALLVAILLKPSPTNRTGARGIDYIGGLLFAPAVGLVLYGLTNASAWGLLDGKTLAFVLGGLAVAAIWCWWELRVENPMINLRLLQTNKMALTQLCTAVLGIGPLVAVGILTPIVLLSPATDPAGLGVSPAMGGVIIFSAATLSFIGSPFSGKVAAAVGARRVLLIGIVISFAGYSAMFWADNNLLTFIINTYVISIGVMFSYTAFPNLVAESVPLENTSEGMGINTVTRTIFMAVGTTVLTMALASSTVEGTLVSTESAFNTAYIIVAATCVVAFLLALRIKDSPRTDEAHPQDSAQLSVPGN